The proteins below are encoded in one region of Apium graveolens cultivar Ventura chromosome 4, ASM990537v1, whole genome shotgun sequence:
- the LOC141720560 gene encoding protein NRT1/ PTR FAMILY 6.2-like, whose product MEEKMSLKVSDAVDYKGFPADKSKTGGWVPAALILGIEICERLSTMGIAVNLVTYLGGILHIPSAASANIVTDFMGTSFLLCMLGGFLADSFLGRYKTIAIFASIQTIGTATLAMSTKLPQLRPPACHSVDMSNCKQASGSQMGILYLALYLVALGTGGLKSSVSGFGTDQFDEKDEKEKTQMAYFFNRFFFFVSMGTFMAVTVLVYIQDQVDRSLGYGVCSVSMLVAILIFLSGTRRYRYKKSVGSPIVSILQVVVAAIKKKKMELPCNDVSLYEDSPEALRIHHTDQFRCLDKAAIIAEGDFVIDSIPNPWKLCTVTRVEEVKMMARLLPIWATTIIFWTVYAQMITFSVQQAMTMDRYVGTFKIPAGSLTVFFVAAILITLAVYDRFVMPLWKKWKGKPGFTNLQRISIGLALSVIGMGVASLVEMKRLSVAKHEGRATSTLPISVFWLIPQFFLIGAGEAFIYTGQLDFFITQSPKGMKTMSTGLFLTTLALGFFLSSFLVSVVKKVTGNNHGNGWLADNINVGRLDLFYGLVAMLSLINFFLNLICAKWFKAHKTAKPAALDDIEVNGKC is encoded by the exons ATG GAGGAGAAGATGAGCTTGAAAGTTTCTGATGCCGTTGATTACAAGGGATTCCCTGCTGACAAGTCTAAAACTGGTGGTTGGGTGCCTGCTGCTCTTATTCTAG GAATCGAGATATGCGAGAGGCTTTCGACCATGGGGATAGCTGTAAACCTTGTGACATACCTAGGTGGGATTCTGCACATTCCAAGTGCTGCTTCGGCCAATATTGTTACAGATTTTATGGGCACATCTTTCCTCTTGTGTATGCTCGGAGGCTTCTTAGCAGACTCTTTCCTAGGCAGATACAAGACGATTGCCATCTTTGCTTCGATTCAAACTATT GGCACTGCAACATTAGCAATGTCCACCAAACTGCCACAGCTGCGTCCACCGGCATGCCACTCTGTTGACATGAGCAATTGCAAACAGGCTAGTGGGTCTCAAATGGGAATCCTATACTTGGCTTTATATCTAGTTGCACTAGGGACTGGTGGCTTGAAGTCCAGTGTTTCGGGATTTGGAACTGATCAATTTGATGAAAAAGATGAGAAGGAGAAGACACAAATGGCCTATTTCTTTAACAGGTTTTTCTTCTTTGTTAGCATGGGAACTTTCATGGCAGTTACTGTGCTTGTTTACATACAAGATCAAGTGGATCGAAGCTTGGGGTATGGAGTTTGTTCCGTGTCAATGCTGGTAGCAATTCTAATATTCTTATCGGGGACTAGAAGATACAGGTATAAGAAAAGTGTTGGAAGCCCCATAGTTAGCATTTTGCAGGTAGTTGTAGCTGCTATAAAGAAGAAAAAAATGGAACTTCCGTGCAATGATGTGTCTCTGTATGAGGATTCTCCAGAAGCTTTGAGGATTCATCACACGGATCAGTTCCG TTGCTTGGACAAGGCAGCGATTATCGCAGAAGGAGATTTTGTTATCGATTCAATTCCAAATCCTTGGAAGCTATGCACAGTGACAAGAGTGGAAGAAGTAAAAATGATGGCAAGATTGTTGCCAATTTGGGCGACAACTATTATTTTCTGGACTGTTTATGCTCAGATGATCACCTTTTCAGTTCAACAAGCAATGACCATGGATAGGTATGTAGGCACTTTCAAGATACCAGCAGGCTCTCTCACTGTCTTTTTTGTGGCTGCAATTTTGATTACCCTTGCAGTTTATGACCGCTTTGTCATGCCACTTTGGAAGAAATGGAAAGGAAAACCAG GTTTTACCAATTTACAAAGAATTTCCATAGGCCTCGCGCTGTCAGTTATAGGAATGGGAGTAGCCTCACTAGTAGAGATGAAAAGGTTATCAGTAGCAAAACACGAAGGACGTGCAACCTCAACTCTACCAATAAGTGTGTTTTGGCTGATCCCACAATTTTTCTTAATAGGAGCTGGGGAAGCCTTCATATACACTGGCCAGCTTGATTTCTTCATAACTCAGTCACCGAAAGGAATGAAAACAATGAGCACTGGCCTCTTTCTCACAACACTGGCACTTGGTTTTTTCCTCAGTAGTTTTCTGGTGTCAGTTGTGAAGAAAGTCACAGGTAACAACCACGGAAACGGATGGCTGGCAGACAATATAAATGTGGGAAGGCTGGATTTGTTCTACGGGCTAGTGGCCATGCTTAGCCTTATAAACTTTTTCCTTAATCTTATATGTGCCAAGTGGTTCAAGGCACATAAAACTGCTAAACCTGCTGCACTAGATGACATAGAGGTCAATGGAAAATGTTAG